A genomic window from Silene latifolia isolate original U9 population chromosome 11, ASM4854445v1, whole genome shotgun sequence includes:
- the LOC141613006 gene encoding uncharacterized protein LOC141613006, translated as MRSKFYPPSLRRQKEDEFNKLVQGSLSVTAYASKFMELSRFAPHMVATEELRVNRFEKGLKWDLRDRLSTHTCLNYQDMYDKAANAERIMKEKADEQVENKRKFGKDRATGGNFYKPQNLGFGRNSFNQFQERNKEIFCIRCGRNNHHVTQCRYPTSRCYECGSPHHRKIDCPQLKTFNSGMDWLRKNHVMVDCHEKSVTIMRRDGEKVLFRSNQTHKGNRIISLLKALKFLRQGCKGYLCDIGNPSVSELVIANIPVVNEFSDVFPEEIPGMPPHREIEFPIELVPGSCDVFSKIDLRSGYHQLRIKSEDIPKTAFRTRYGHYEFTVLPFGLTNAPAVFMDLMNRVFRSYLDKFVIIFIDDILIYSKNEEEHANHLRTVLETLRKNQLYAKCSKCAFWLGEMSFLGHVISAEGIKLDPQKINTITNWPILKNVAEVRSCLRLAGYYRRFVKDFSKIVQPLTNLIRKSKKFEWSEKCDRAFGKVKNRLTSVPVLTLPNGTDD; from the exons ATGAGGTCGAAATTTTATCCTCCATCGCTTAGGAGACAGAAAGAGGATGAATTTAATAAGTTGGTACAAGGGTCACTGTCTGTTACTGCGTACGCGTCAAAATTCATGGAGTTATCTCGATTTGCTCCGCATATGGTAGCAACTGAAGAATTGAGAGTGAACCGGTTTGAGAAAGGATTAAAGTGGGATCTTCGTGACAGACTATCCACCCACACTTGTTTGAATTATCAAGATATGTATGATAAGGCCGCGAATGCAGAAAGAATAATGAAAGAAAAAGCGGATGAACAGGTTGAAAATAAGAGGAAGTTTGGGAAAGACAGAGCCACTGGAGGGAATTTTTATAAACCACAAAATTTGGGGTTTGGAAGAAACTCATTTAATCAGTTTCAGGAGAGAAACAAGGAGATTTTCTGTATAAGATGCGGTCGCAATAATCATCATGTTACGCAATGTAGATATCCTACTTCACGCTGTTACGAATGTGGAAGCCCACACCATAGAAAGATCGATTGTCCACAACTGAAAACATTTAATTCGG GAATGGATTGGCTTAGGAAGAATCATGTGATGGTAGACTGTCATGAGAAATCGGTGACAATTATGAGAAGAGATGGAGAGAAAGTACTTTTTCGAAGTAACCAGACCCATAAGGGAAATAGGATTATATCGTTGTTAAAAGCTCTAAAGTTCTTACGCCAAGGGTGTAAGGGATACTTATGTGACATCGGTAACCCATCAGTGTCTGAGCTGGTTATAGCTAATATACCGGTTGTAAATGAGTTTTCAGATGTTTTTCCCGAAGAAATTCCCGGAATGCCCCCACACCGTGAAATAGAGTTTCCGATTGAATTAGTACCTGGAA GTTGTGATGTTTTCTCCAAAATTGATTTGCGTTCGGGATATCATCAATTAAGGATAAAATCAGAGGATATTCCAAAAACCGCTTTCAGAACTCGTTATGGACACTACGAGTTCACAGTATTACCTTTTGGACTCACTAATGCTCCAGCAGTTTTTATGGATCTTATGAATAGAGTATTCAGATCTTACTTGGATAAGTTTGTCATCATTTTTATCGATGATATTCTAATATACTCTAAGAATGAGGAAGAACATGCTAACCATTTGCGAACAGTCTTGGAAACTTTAAGGAAAAATCAATTATATGCCAAGTGCTCGAAATGTGCATTTTGGTTAGGAGAAATGAGTTTCTTAGGTCATGTTATATCAGCGGAAGGAATAAAGTTGGATCCTCAAAAGATTAATACAATTACAAATTGGCCTATTCTTAAGAATGTAGCGGAAGTCCGCAGCTGTTTAAGATTAGCGGGATACTATCGAAGGTTTGTaaaggacttctcaaaaattgtTCAACCCCTTACGAACCTAATCAGGAAAAGTAAAAAATTTGAGTGGAGTGAAAAATGTGATCGAGCATTCGGTAAAGTGAAAAATAGACTCACTTCTGTCCCTGTACTTACTCTACCGAATGGCACCGATGACTAG
- the LOC141613007 gene encoding uncharacterized protein LOC141613007: protein MAPYEALYGQKCRTPLCWSDIIESRIIGPDLIQETTDKVRFIRERMRTSQSRQKSYADLKRRVVEFQEGDFVFLKVSPTNGIIRFRKQRKLRQRYIRPFEIAKRIGELAYRLYLPVELSRIHDVFHVSLLRKYIPDVSHVIKMPPIEVRENLTYEEQPVQILDRKEKVLRNKVIPMVKILWSHHDNTEATWETELEMRSKYPQLFQ, encoded by the coding sequence ATGGCACCCTATGAGGCTTTGTATGGACAGAAGTGCAGGACGCCATTGTGTTGGAGTGACATTATTGAATCCAGAATCATCGGACCGGATCTGATACAAGAGACCACAGATAAGGTAAGATTTATTCGAGAAAGAATGCGGACGTCACAAAgtcgacaaaagagctatgctGATTTGAAAAGACGAGTAGTAGAATTTCAGGAGGGCGATTTTGTGTTTCTTAAAGTATCACCTACCAATGGAATAATAAGGTTTAGGAAGCAGAGAAAGCTAAGGCAAAGGTATATAAGACCATTTGAAATAGCTAAAAGAATTGGAGAGTTAGCATATCGACTTTATCTGCCCGTTGAGTTATCAAGGATCCATGACGTGTTTCACGTTTCACTTTTGAGAAAGTATATTCCTGACGTTAGTCATGTTATTAAGATGCCACCAATAGAAGTCAGAGAAAATCTTACTTACGAAGAGCAACCGGTTCAAATATTGGATCGAAAAGAGAAAGTTCTTCGTAACAAAGTTATTCCAATGGTTAAAATTCTATGGTCGCACCATGATAATACCGAGGCAACATGGGAAACCGAACTAGAAATGAGAAGCAAGTATCCCCAGCTGTTCCAATAG